The segment GAACACCGGTTGCCCGCGGCGACGCAACGAGACGCTGATCCAATTCGATCCGATCCGGGCTGCGATCCCCCCCCAATCACTCACGGAGTTCTTCGCATGTGGTGCCCTTACTCGTGCCGGTCGGTCGAGCACGCGGTCTCTCGCAGGGCGTTCCTCGGCGGGGTCGCCGCTGCGGGGCTTGGGACGGTGGCCGGGTTTGCCGGTCGGCCGATGACGACCCTCGCCAGCGACCTTCAGCGCTCCGGTCGGCAGATTCTCGTCATCTTCCTGGCCGGCGGTTCGAGTCAGCTCGAAACGTGGGACCCGAAACCGGGGACCGCCACGGGGGGACCGTTTCGGGCGATTGAGACCTCGGTGCCGGGGGTCCGCATCTCGGAACTCCTGCCCCGAACCGCCCCCTTGATGCACCACCTGGCCTTGCTGCGCGGCCTGAACACCGCGGAGGATGACCACGGCAAGGGGAGTTATCTGATGCACACCGGCCGGCGCGAGATGCCGGGGCAGGAGCATCCGCACCTCGGATCGCTCGCCGCCCGGTTCCTCGCGCCGGAGAAGGACCCGCTGCCTGGTTACATTCACATCACTCCCGGCGGCGGCGGCCTGAGCGGGAAGGACGCGGCCTTCCTCGGTCCCAAGTACGGGGCCCTGGTTCTCGGGAACGGCCAGGCTCCGGCCCATACCGAGCGTCCGGGAGCGATTGCCGACGCCGAGGATCAGGCGAGGCACACCTTGCGGATGCAACTCGATCACCGCTTTGCCCTGCGGCGGCGGACCGCCGAGACCGAGGCGTACACGAACTCGTATGAACAGGCGCTCCAATTGATGGAGCGCCGCGAGCTGTTCGATGTCTCCCGGGAACCGGAGCGCGATCAGGAGCGTTACGGATCGCATGACTTCGGCCGGCATTGCCTGCTCGCCCGCCGGTTGCTCGATGCCGGGGCGACGTTCGTGAAGGTCACCCACTCGAACTACGACACGCACAACGAGAACTTCGACTTCCACCTGGAACAGGTTGGCGAGTTCGACATTTCGTTCTCTGCGCTGCTCGGCGATCTGGCCGATCGGGGGATGCTCGATCGAACGCTCGTCGTCGTGATGTCCGAGTTCGGCCGAACCCCTCGGATCAATCAGTACTATGGCCGGGACCACTGGAGCAAGGCCTGGTCGGTGGCGCTGGCCGGGGCCGGCATCCAGCGCGGGGTGGTTGTGGGGGAAACGAACGCCGACGGCACCGAGGTGACCGACGGTCAGGTCGGGGGCCACGACCTGTTTCACACCTATCTTCGGGCCGTGGGGATCGACCCGGTCGTGGACGAGTTCTCGGTCAACGGCCGCGACTTCCAGATCGCCGACCCGTCCTCGTTCGCCATTGAGGACCTGCTGGCATGACCCGCCGCTTCCCGGACGAACCGGCCGCTCCGGCCCCCGACCCCGCCCCGACCCCGGAACCCTGCGAGGCTTCCGGGGCCGACCCGACTCAGACGCACGTGGCGAGGGAACTGACCCACGATCGTCCGCTCATCTGCTGTGCCTTCGATCCGACCGGGAGGTTTGTCTTCGCCGGGTCGGAGGACCTCACCGTGCGCCGGTGGGATCTCGACGCCGCCGAGGAGCCCACGGCGGTCCCTTTTGCGGCGCATGAGAGCTGGGTCTTCGACCTGGCCTTGACCCCCGACGGTCGCACGCTCCTGAGCGCCGGCGGGGATGGCCGGCTGCTCTGGTGGCCGGCGGCGGCCGAAGGGGAGCCGGTCCCCGATCGGCAGGTCGAGGCGCACGACGGCTGGGTCCGAGGGGTCACCGTCAGCCTCGATGGGAGGCTCGCGGCCTCGTGCGGTAACGATCGTCGGATCAAGATCTGGTCGATTGAGGACGGGTCGCTTCTGCACGACCTGACCGGCGCGCACGACAAGCCGATCTATGCCGTCGGCTTTCATCCCGACGGCGAATCCCTCGTCTCGGCCGACCTGGAAGGACGGATCGTGGTCTGGGAGGTCGGGTCCGGGCTGCTCCGACACCGGCTCGATGCCTCATCGCTCTACTCGTACAACGCTGGGCAGCAGGTCGATTACGGCGGGGTCCGCGACCTTGCCTTCAGCCCCTCGGGCGACCGGCTCGCCTGCGCCGGCCTGCTGAACGCGACTAACCCGCTGGGTGCGGTCAATGATCCGGCGGTGGTCCTGTTCGACGGGCTCCGAGGCGAGCAGATCGGCCTGCTGAAGGCCCAGGGGGGGTTGAAGGGGGTCGCCTGGGGAGTCCGGTTCCACCCTGACGGATTTCTCGCCGTCGCCGTGGGAGGCTCCGGCGGCGGACACCTGTTGTTCTATCGTCCCGATCAGCCCGACGAGGAGTTTCACCGCTTCTCCCTTCCGAACACGGCCCGCGCGCTCGACCTGCATCCGGACGGTCTCCAACTGGCCACCGCCCACCACGACGGCAAACTCCGGCTCTCCCGAATGCAGCCGCAAGCGCAACCCGAGGCCTCCTGACCACGTCTCACCCCTCACGGCTCGGCTGAACGATCCGGCGCCGCGGCCGGCCGATCCTCGGGAGGATCGCGGATTCCGGATCGTGGGGGGGAGCTGCGCCACCCGCGGATCTCTCGGCGTGTGGAGGAGCAAACGCTCGCGATCCCCCTGGAAATGCGGAACAATCGAGGGAGTTCACGCGGATTGCGACCGGACGGGTCCGATCCGGGTTCGAGTCCGAACCTCGACCCGGGCGGCGCGAGCAGGCCGTCACCGACGCGTCCGGACTGGGGGGGCGAGCGATGATCCTCGAAGGATGTCCCTCGGAGCCTCGCTTGATTGCCTACCTGCTGGGTGATCTGGCCGAGGCCGAGTCGGAGCAGATCGCCGAGCACGTGGAGGGCTGCCCGGCCTGCGAGGCGGCCGCCGATCGCCTGGAGCGGCTGACGGACTCGGTCGTCGCCGCCGTCCGCAGGGGCGGACGAGAGGGAACGGCGGGGGGCCCCGGGATGCTCTGGGGCGGCTCGGCTCGAATCCCGGAACGGCGGTCGGGGGGAATCCGAGAGGAGGCCCCCCCGGAGGTTCCGGGCTTCGAGGTGCTCGGCCTGCTCGGTCGGGGGGGGATGGGGGCCGTCTTCGAGGCCCGACAGCTTCGACTCGGCCGGAAGGTCGCCCTGAAGGTGGTGACCATTGGGGAGGCGTCGGCGTACGACCGCTTTCGTGCCGAGGCCGAGGCGATCGCGGCCTTGAGGCACCCGAATATCGTGCAGATCTTTGAGGTGGGCGAGTCGTCGGGGAGGCCCTACGTCGCGCTCGAGCTGATCGAAGGAGGCTCGCTCGACCGGGTTCTTGCCGGTCGGCCGCTGCCTGCTCGACGAGCGGCCGAGCTGTCCCGGTCCCTGGCGCTGGCCGTCGGGCACGCCCACGCCCGGGGGATTATCCATCGAGACCTGAAACCGGCGAACATCCTGCTCGCCCCGCCGGCCGAGCCGGGCGGTCCCCCCGTGCCGAAGGTCACGGACTTCGGCATCGCCAAGCGGATGGAGGAGGCCGGGGGGCCGACCCGGGAGGGCGACCTGCTCGGCACGCCCGCCTCGATGGCTCCGGAGCAGGCGACCGGCGACCTGGACCGGATCGGCCCGGCGACCGACGTCTACGGGCTGGGCGTGATCCTCTACGAGATGCTCACCGGCCAGGTGCCCTTCCGGGGGACCGACGCGATCGAGACCCTGCTCTTGATCCGGACCCAGGAGCCGGTCTCGCCCCGGCGGCTCAACCCGAAACTGCCGAGAGACCTGGAGACAATCTGCCTGAAATGCCTGGAGAAGGAGCCGGCCCGCCGCTACGCCTCGGCCGAGGCGCTGGCCGAGGACCTGCGCCGCTACCTCTCGTCCGAGACGATCACCGCCCGCCCGGCCACGGGGCTGGAACGGGCCGGTAAGTGGGCCCGCCGTCGGCCGTCGGCCGCGACGGCGCTGGGGGTCTCGGCCGTCGCCCTGCTCGCCCTGATCGCGGGCGGAGCGTATTACAATGCCCGGCTCCGAAGTGCCCTGCAGGAGACCCGGGAGGCCAAGGACGAGGCGGTCGAGAGCCTCGCCAGCTCCGAATCGAGCTATCAGCTTGCCCGGCGAGCCGTGGACCGGTTCCTGATCCAGATCAGCGAGTCCGTCCTCTTCGAAGAGCCGGGGATGCTCGCTCTGCGCAATGAGCTGCTCGGCGAGGCCCGGGACTTTTTCCAGGAATTCATTGAGATCCGCGAGGATGATCCCCGAGCCACCCGGGACCTGGCCAGGGCGCTGACCAGCTACGGCGTGATTCAGTGGCGATTCGGCGAGCTTGACGAGGCCATCACCGGGCTTCAGCGGGCCGTTGATCTGCTCGTCACGCTCGACGATGGGCGAGGGCTGGAGCCTGAGGAGCGGGCCGAACTGGCGAGGGCGCTCTGGCACCTGGGTCAGGTCCGCGAGTTCGCCGGGCGTCGCGACGCGGCGATCAGCACGATCGAGCGGGCGATCGTCGAGGGGGACGCGGTCCTCCGAGCGGCCCCCCAGGCCGTCGAGACGCTGATCGACCTGGCTGAGGCCAGAACGTTCCTTGCCGGCTTCGAGCGGGATTCCGGCCGATACGAGGCGAGTCAGGCCTTTCTGGATGCCGCCGCGAGGCGTCTCCAGACAATTCCCGAGGCGTTCGATTCGAGGAGACTTGAGGACGCCTGGCTCGGGATCTTCAACCTGGAAGGGCAGATTGCCTGGTATCGCGGTGACTTCGACGCGTCCCTGGAGGCGCACGGGAAGGTGTTGGAGCGGTCCCGGACACGGCTCCAGCAATTCCCCGGGTCAAGTCACTGGAGAGACCGGGTCGCCGGAGCATTGAACAACGTCGCCTCGTGTGAGATGAAGCTCGGCCGACTGGAGCACGCCGCCGAGATGATGGAGGAGTCGTTGCAACTTCACCGCGAGCTGGCCATGTACGAGCCGGAATCGGTCGAAACGGCAACCCAGCTGGCCGCCTCGCTGGGCAACCTGGCCGCCATCCGGGATCGACTGGGCCAGCCCGACAAGGTCGAGGAGGTCCTGCGCGAGGCGGTGGCGATCCAGCAAAGCCTCGCGGACGCGGCCCCCGGCAATACGATGTGGGCCTACCACCTGGCGGCCAGCCACGGCAACCTCGGCAACGCCCTGCTGGGCAGCGGGCGGCACGAGGACGCGCTCGAGGAATTTCGACGGTCGGTCGAGGTCGCCTCGGACGTGCTCGATCGGCAGCCGCAGAACGCGATGATCCGCAACGTGGTCCGCAACGGGGCCTGGGGCGAGGCCGATTGCCTGGTCGCCCTGGGAAGGCCGGGGGAGGCCGTCTCCGCCTTCGACCGGGCGTTCGAGGTTGCGGACGGATACGCCCGCAAGGAGATCCGGGCCTTCCGGGCGGCGGCCCTGGCCAGGGACGGAGCGTTCGATCGGGCGCTGGCCGAGGCGATCACCGTGATCCAGGAGGCCGAGGGGGACAAGCCCTTGCGCCTGCTGGCCGCCGAGGCGATCGCGTCGCTGACATCCCTCAAACGCACCCCCCGGGCCGGTGAGATGGCCAGGCTCGCGCTGCAAATCGTCTCGGACCTGAACGCCGAGGGGTTGCTGAGCCGGGCCGACCTGATGCGGGGCGGTCTCGAACCGCTCCGCAATCATCCCGCGTTCCGGGATCTCCTGCTCGATGTCGGCTTCCCGGCCGATCCCTTCGCCCGCCGACCCGGATCGGATCTTGAGATTGCCGGTTCGGGGAGGCTCGATGAGCCTGCCCCCTGAACCGCTCCCCAAACCCGAGACGAGAGGATCAGCCGATTCGGAGGAGCTTCGAGAGCCCCCTCACGTCGGCCTCGGGGTCGTCCTCGTCCCCGTCGTCGAACCATCCCTGGGGGATCGCCGCCGGCGAGACCATCGAGCCGTCCTGGTTGGCGAGGTGCCGGAGCGCCTGGGAGAGCAGATCGTCGTCCCTTTCGGGCCGCTTGGGTTCCCGGAGCTCGGGCGTGACGGGGCTCGCCGATCCCCCTGAGTCCACCGCGACCGGCCCGAGCGGCCCGGCGACGGGGAGGGGCAGGGGGGTCGGACGGGGCGGAGTGCTTCGAGTGATCGCGAGCGCCCCCGATCCCCAGGAGGTCGACAGGGGAGCGAGGGTTCGCGTGGTTTCGAAGGCGCCGATGTCGGCGCGAGCGCCTTGCGGGCGAGGCTGGCCGCGCTGGTCGGTGGGCGGGGCGAGGGCGTCGATCGCGGCGTCGATCGCCGGGCTCACGAAGTCGGCCGGGGCGTGCGTCGGGGTCGGCCCGCCGTGGAAGGCCAGGGGGAGCAGGGAGGGGTTGAGTCCGGTGAGGTTGGTTGCCCGGTTGAGCCCCCCGCCGAAGCCCACGAGGTTGCCGACGCTGCCGGACGAAACCGGCTTGCCGCCGATGTCCTCCCGATCCGCCAGCCACCAGTTGTCGGAGACGATCGAGTTGATGAGCGAGGCGGAGACGGAGGCCCGGTTGCCATTGAAGAGGCCGTTGCCGGCGCCAAAGGCGACGTTCCTCGTGACCGTGGCGTGCCGGAGGCTCAAAAGGCCGTCGTTGTAAAGCCCGCCGCCGTCTCCGGTGGCGAAATTGCCGCTGATCGTGGCGTTGGTCAGCGCGGCCGTACCGTCGAGGTTGACAAGGGCGCCGCCGCGTTCGGCCTGGTTGGTGTGGAGGGTCGAGGCGATCACGAGCAGCGTCCCGCCCTCGGGGTGAGTGGTCGCGATCGTGCCGTCGTTGAAGACGCCGCCGGCCTGGTGGGTCGCGCGGTTGTTGCGGACGATCGAGCGGTTGAGGGTGACAAGGCCCCCTCGATTGTCGATCGCCCCGCCCCGGTCGCCGGCGACGTTCTGTTCCAGGATCGAGTCGACGAGGCTCAGCGTGCCGCCGTCGTTGCCGATCGCTCCACCGCTGGCGCCGGCGGCGTTGCCAGAGACGGTCGAGCCGACCAGAACCACCGTTCCGTGGTCATTGAAGATGCCGCCGCCGTCGGCGTCGGTGCCGGCGACCGTGTTGGCGACGACGATCGAGCGGACCAGCGACAGGTCCCCGGCGTTGAAGATCGCCCCGCCGGAGCGGGCCTGGGAGCCGGCTCCGCCTCGGAGCGACCCGCCCGTGAGGGTCAGCTCCTCCAGCCGGGCGGTCGTTCCGGGGAGGACCCGGACGACCCGAGCCTGGCGGTTCGCGTCGAGGGTGATCCGGCCATCGCCGAGGATCGTGACCGGCCCGGAGTGGTCGTCCAGCAGCAGCTCGCCGGTGAGCAGGACCCGCCCCTGGAGGCTCGGGGCGAAGGTGATGACGTCCGAACCCGGCTGGCTCGCCGAGATGGCAATCGCCTCCCGGAGACTGAGCCGCCCGTCGTGGGGATCGACCGCATCGACGAGGGTTGTCACGAGCACGACCCCGGCCTCGACCGATCCAGCATCCGGCGCGCCGATGGTGCGCCGGGCCCGTCCTCGCTGATCGATTGCCGTGGTCGAGCCGGTGGCGAGGCCAATCACCGGGCTGTCGGGCAGCGGCGCGTGGGTCAGGGTCGGCCCGCCGTTGTCGGCCAGGGGGCCGAGGCGAGGGTCGGTCACGCCCACGAGGTTCCCCGCAGGGATCTGGGTCGCCTCGACCGTCCCGTAGAGGTTCCCCGAGCCCAGAAGCGTTCCGAGCGAGGTTTCGATGTCGTCGTGCCTCCGGGGGCTGCCCGCGGTGTTGCCCGAGATGATCGAGCCGGAGACGGTCGCCCGGTTCGTGTTGGAGAGGCCCGCGCCGACCCCCCAATCCTCCCGGGTGGAATGATTTCCGGTGACGGTCGAGTGGGTCATCGTCAGGAGGCCATCGTTGGCGATCCCGGCTCCAAAGAAGCCCGAGGTGTTGCCGCTGATGGTGGCGTTGGTCAGCATCAGGCTGCCGCCGTTGGTAATCCCGCCGCCGGAATTCCCGCTGATGGTGGACCGTTCCACCGTCAAGGACGCGTTCCAGGCGTTGACGAGGCCCGTGCCGGAGACGCCGCGAACGGTGCTGTCGACCAGGGTCATCCGTCCCTCGTTGCGGATCCCGGCGTCGGCGTTGGCCCCCGAAAGTCGCACCCGGGTCAGGTCCATCTCCCCCTGGTTGAGGATCGCGACGCTCGACCGAGCGATCCCCGGCCCCGCGGCCGTCAGTTCGAGGTCGAGGAGCGAAACCCGAGTTCCTGGGGTGATCTGCACGAGCCTGCCACCGGTCCCCCTTCGAAGGGTGATCCGGCCGTCGCCGGCGATCGTGATCGGGTCGGCATCGTCCAGGAGCAGGGAGGGGCCGAGCAGGATCGTTCCCCGCAGACCTTCGGCGAAGGTCACGGTGTCCGCGCCGTCGCGCGTCGAGGCGTATTCGAGGGCCTCGACGAGGCTGGTCTGATCATCGAAGGGGTCGCGGACGTCCGCCAGGGTCGTGACGACCGTGCTTGCCGGCTCGCCTTCGACGGCGCCGATGTCGGGCGCGTTGCCCCTTGGCCTCGCATTGCCGTTCTGGTCGTACTCCGCGTAACCGGGCAGGGCCGCGTCGATGGCACGGGAACCGTTGACCGGTGCGTAGAGGAAGGTGTCTCCCGAAGCGGACTGGTACATCACCTTGATTTGCGGATCCTCGGTTCCGAGGATGATATTATCTTCATCCGAGACCAAGCCCCGAGCAATCCCCACCATGTTGCCGACGCTGCCGGCCTCGAAGGGTTTGCCGGCCAGGTCGTCGTCGGTCCGGCCGTCGAAGAAGCGGACAGGCCCCCGGACATTGTCGGCGACGATCGCGTTGATCAGCACGATGCGGCTGCCGGCCCCTGCGTTGAAGATGCCGCCGCCGATCCCGGAGCCGTTCGCGTCTCGGTCGGCGCTGTTCGCGGTGAGGGTCGTGTGAATCAGCTCCGCGAGGCCCCGGTTGAAGAGTGCCCCGCCGGACCCGTCGGCGTTGTTGGAGACGAGCGAGGCGTTGGTCATCCTCAGGGTTCCGGCGTTGAGGATGCCGGCGCCGAGGTCGGCCTTGCCCTCGATCACCGAGAGGCCCGAGAGGGTCAGGCTCGCCCCCGCATGGACCTCGAAGACCCGGAACTGGCCCCCCCCGCTGAGGAGGACCCCGGGGCCGGTCGGCTCGATCGTCAGGTCGAGGTCGACGAGGTCGAGGTCGCCGCTGGCGATGTGGTCGGCGGGGTTGATGCGGCCGTCGTGACGACCACTGGTCTCCAGGGTGTACACGCCGGGGGCCAGGCTGATCGTCTGCGCCGTCTGCCCGGTCGAGGCAGCCAGGAACTGGGCCTGCCAGATCGCCTGGCGGAGGGTCCCGGCCCCCATGGCCACATTTTGGTTGTCGTCGGTCCGGGTGACTTCAAGGCTGGGGATGAAGCCGGCGCCGATGATGAACTCCTCCAGCGCGAAGGTCGTCTCGTGGGTCTCGAAGGTCTTGGAGAAGAGGGGGATCGCCAGGAGGTCGTGCGAGAGGTCCCACTCCTCCGACCAGACGGGACCGGCCGTAACGTCCGCGAGGCTTCCGACCGGTGTGTCGATCGAAAACTCGGCCTTCAGGGCCTCGACATCCAGGCCGAGCGCGGCCTGAAGGCCGATGACGTTCTGGACATCGAGGTGGAAGGACGCCTCGGGTCTGACCCGGATCGGCCGGCCCTCGAACGCGACGGCGACCTGCGCGCCGGGCTCGAACGCGATCGACGCAACGCCGAGGTGCTCGACCGGCTGGCCGCCCGGCTCGGTCACGGTGACGTCGACGAAGGCCGGCCGGCCGTCGAGGTCTTCGAAGCGGTAGGTCAGCGTGCCGTCCGGGGTCGTCTTGAAGTCCTGGAAGACGTGAAGCTCCGGGCCTCCCGTGGCCTCCAGAGCCGTCAGCGTCGCCGCCACCTCGAAGCCGGCCTCGCCGGCGCTGAAGCCGATCGGCCCGAGCGGGCCGAACATGTTCGTCAGGACCAGGTTGTTCTCCATCAGGGTCGTTTGCACGATCGAATCGCCCGAGAAGGAATCGGGCCGGCGGGTGGACATGTCGACCGTTCCGTCGGGCGCCATCCCGGCCGAGGCGAGCCGGATCGAAGGCAGCGCCTGGCGCATCTCCCCCAGGCTCCGGCCCGCCTCCAGGAAGCTGGCCCC is part of the Tautonia marina genome and harbors:
- a CDS encoding right-handed parallel beta-helix repeat-containing protein, whose translation is MTRKTWHSAARKPWRRRALLSLTPLEERLLLSSYSYRIANASQFGPGDSQAREASSFLGAEFRNESDSTSLNLGVYRGTGAVSANGRIGFEVGGYADPGSFDAHYELDFRNDWVEPTAFGPVPIQTGLTYLGAQVDTTSPSLGGSAAFIFELSGSVSGRVEAYNPFTQSYDDVFEQTWQLPSINVNQEIASYNRDGRGDLKLFGREVEGTVGLSVPIAPPASMGIDVTVDGNSRSAALSVNVGASFLEAGRSLGEMRQALPSIRLASAGMAPDGTVDMSTRRPDSFSGDSIVQTTLMENNLVLTNMFGPLGPIGFSAGEAGFEVAATLTALEATGGPELHVFQDFKTTPDGTLTYRFEDLDGRPAFVDVTVTEPGGQPVEHLGVASIAFEPGAQVAVAFEGRPIRVRPEASFHLDVQNVIGLQAALGLDVEALKAEFSIDTPVGSLADVTAGPVWSEEWDLSHDLLAIPLFSKTFETHETTFALEEFIIGAGFIPSLEVTRTDDNQNVAMGAGTLRQAIWQAQFLAASTGQTAQTISLAPGVYTLETSGRHDGRINPADHIASGDLDLVDLDLTIEPTGPGVLLSGGGQFRVFEVHAGASLTLSGLSVIEGKADLGAGILNAGTLRMTNASLVSNNADGSGGALFNRGLAELIHTTLTANSADRDANGSGIGGGIFNAGAGSRIVLINAIVADNVRGPVRFFDGRTDDDLAGKPFEAGSVGNMVGIARGLVSDEDNIILGTEDPQIKVMYQSASGDTFLYAPVNGSRAIDAALPGYAEYDQNGNARPRGNAPDIGAVEGEPASTVVTTLADVRDPFDDQTSLVEALEYASTRDGADTVTFAEGLRGTILLGPSLLLDDADPITIAGDGRITLRRGTGGRLVQITPGTRVSLLDLELTAAGPGIARSSVAILNQGEMDLTRVRLSGANADAGIRNEGRMTLVDSTVRGVSGTGLVNAWNASLTVERSTISGNSGGGITNGGSLMLTNATISGNTSGFFGAGIANDGLLTMTHSTVTGNHSTREDWGVGAGLSNTNRATVSGSIISGNTAGSPRRHDDIETSLGTLLGSGNLYGTVEATQIPAGNLVGVTDPRLGPLADNGGPTLTHAPLPDSPVIGLATGSTTAIDQRGRARRTIGAPDAGSVEAGVVLVTTLVDAVDPHDGRLSLREAIAISASQPGSDVITFAPSLQGRVLLTGELLLDDHSGPVTILGDGRITLDANRQARVVRVLPGTTARLEELTLTGGSLRGGAGSQARSGGAIFNAGDLSLVRSIVVANTVAGTDADGGGIFNDHGTVVLVGSTVSGNAAGASGGAIGNDGGTLSLVDSILEQNVAGDRGGAIDNRGGLVTLNRSIVRNNRATHQAGGVFNDGTIATTHPEGGTLLVIASTLHTNQAERGGALVNLDGTAALTNATISGNFATGDGGGLYNDGLLSLRHATVTRNVAFGAGNGLFNGNRASVSASLINSIVSDNWWLADREDIGGKPVSSGSVGNLVGFGGGLNRATNLTGLNPSLLPLAFHGGPTPTHAPADFVSPAIDAAIDALAPPTDQRGQPRPQGARADIGAFETTRTLAPLSTSWGSGALAITRSTPPRPTPLPLPVAGPLGPVAVDSGGSASPVTPELREPKRPERDDDLLSQALRHLANQDGSMVSPAAIPQGWFDDGDEDDPEADVRGLSKLLRIG
- a CDS encoding DUF1501 domain-containing protein, encoding MWCPYSCRSVEHAVSRRAFLGGVAAAGLGTVAGFAGRPMTTLASDLQRSGRQILVIFLAGGSSQLETWDPKPGTATGGPFRAIETSVPGVRISELLPRTAPLMHHLALLRGLNTAEDDHGKGSYLMHTGRREMPGQEHPHLGSLAARFLAPEKDPLPGYIHITPGGGGLSGKDAAFLGPKYGALVLGNGQAPAHTERPGAIADAEDQARHTLRMQLDHRFALRRRTAETEAYTNSYEQALQLMERRELFDVSREPERDQERYGSHDFGRHCLLARRLLDAGATFVKVTHSNYDTHNENFDFHLEQVGEFDISFSALLGDLADRGMLDRTLVVVMSEFGRTPRINQYYGRDHWSKAWSVALAGAGIQRGVVVGETNADGTEVTDGQVGGHDLFHTYLRAVGIDPVVDEFSVNGRDFQIADPSSFAIEDLLA
- a CDS encoding serine/threonine-protein kinase, whose amino-acid sequence is MILEGCPSEPRLIAYLLGDLAEAESEQIAEHVEGCPACEAAADRLERLTDSVVAAVRRGGREGTAGGPGMLWGGSARIPERRSGGIREEAPPEVPGFEVLGLLGRGGMGAVFEARQLRLGRKVALKVVTIGEASAYDRFRAEAEAIAALRHPNIVQIFEVGESSGRPYVALELIEGGSLDRVLAGRPLPARRAAELSRSLALAVGHAHARGIIHRDLKPANILLAPPAEPGGPPVPKVTDFGIAKRMEEAGGPTREGDLLGTPASMAPEQATGDLDRIGPATDVYGLGVILYEMLTGQVPFRGTDAIETLLLIRTQEPVSPRRLNPKLPRDLETICLKCLEKEPARRYASAEALAEDLRRYLSSETITARPATGLERAGKWARRRPSAATALGVSAVALLALIAGGAYYNARLRSALQETREAKDEAVESLASSESSYQLARRAVDRFLIQISESVLFEEPGMLALRNELLGEARDFFQEFIEIREDDPRATRDLARALTSYGVIQWRFGELDEAITGLQRAVDLLVTLDDGRGLEPEERAELARALWHLGQVREFAGRRDAAISTIERAIVEGDAVLRAAPQAVETLIDLAEARTFLAGFERDSGRYEASQAFLDAAARRLQTIPEAFDSRRLEDAWLGIFNLEGQIAWYRGDFDASLEAHGKVLERSRTRLQQFPGSSHWRDRVAGALNNVASCEMKLGRLEHAAEMMEESLQLHRELAMYEPESVETATQLAASLGNLAAIRDRLGQPDKVEEVLREAVAIQQSLADAAPGNTMWAYHLAASHGNLGNALLGSGRHEDALEEFRRSVEVASDVLDRQPQNAMIRNVVRNGAWGEADCLVALGRPGEAVSAFDRAFEVADGYARKEIRAFRAAALARDGAFDRALAEAITVIQEAEGDKPLRLLAAEAIASLTSLKRTPRAGEMARLALQIVSDLNAEGLLSRADLMRGGLEPLRNHPAFRDLLLDVGFPADPFARRPGSDLEIAGSGRLDEPAP
- a CDS encoding WD40 repeat domain-containing protein; the encoded protein is MTRRFPDEPAAPAPDPAPTPEPCEASGADPTQTHVARELTHDRPLICCAFDPTGRFVFAGSEDLTVRRWDLDAAEEPTAVPFAAHESWVFDLALTPDGRTLLSAGGDGRLLWWPAAAEGEPVPDRQVEAHDGWVRGVTVSLDGRLAASCGNDRRIKIWSIEDGSLLHDLTGAHDKPIYAVGFHPDGESLVSADLEGRIVVWEVGSGLLRHRLDASSLYSYNAGQQVDYGGVRDLAFSPSGDRLACAGLLNATNPLGAVNDPAVVLFDGLRGEQIGLLKAQGGLKGVAWGVRFHPDGFLAVAVGGSGGGHLLFYRPDQPDEEFHRFSLPNTARALDLHPDGLQLATAHHDGKLRLSRMQPQAQPEAS